Within the Candidatus Kryptoniota bacterium genome, the region GGCTCCGCTCCCGCAATTGCAGAAGTTGTGCGTGAGGCAAAGGAAAGCTACCACTTTCCTATCACTCATCTCTGGCATGAAGATCGCGGGTGGCGAAAGAACATAATGTTGAACAACGCGATCCGCGCCTCGAAGTCGGACTACCTTGTATTTATCGACGGCGATTGTATCGCCGCCCGGGATTTCCTCAAAGATCATCTGGATGAAAGAGAACCGCACAGGCTCCTTCTCGGGAGGAGAGTTGAGATGAGCGAAAGATGGGCTGAGGCGCTTAACGTAGAGAAAATTGCGAGCGGCCGGTTTGAGAGGATCGGGCTATTTGATGTCATCGATGGCGTGCGAGGGAAGGCGGCTCGACTTGAGGATGGAATCAGAATAAAGAATACGTTGATTCGAAAACTCATCAAGAGAGATTCGGACAAGATTCTCGGGAGCAATTTCTCTGTCCACAAGTCGGATCTGGTCGCGGTAAACGGCTTCGATGAAGCTTATGACGGCCCGGGACACGGAGAAGATTCTGATATTCAGTACCGTCTTTCACTGGTCGGTGTCACTGGAAAATCTCTCAGAAATCTGGCCATACAATTTCACGTCTTTCACACTCGCACAATGCCATCCGATAGATCCGTGAAAAGATTCGAGGAGGTCAGGAAGTCGGGCGATCCGAGATGCAAGCTCGGACTCGAGAAACTTTGACCCGGAATGCCGGCGGCTGTCGTATCGACATTATTGAATATTCCTCTTCCCTCTGCTAATTTTCTCTAGATATTTCTCGTTTCTGCAAACAGGATGATTGCGAGTCGCCTGAACGGAATCATGATCGGCTGGCAGCGATGGCGTATACCATTTCACGGGCTGATTCGCATTCATAATTCAGGAAACTAAAAAAAGGACTGGATGTCATGGAAGGGGATAGCGGGCTAGTATTTCTCGAATGGGCAATTGGTATTCTTGTTGCCCTATTCTTCTTTTCAGGAATAAAGATCGTAAGGCCGACTCATCGCGGACTTGTCGAACGAATGGGAAGGTACAGGAAGTTCGCGCGTGCCGGATTCAACTGGATCATTCCTATGGTCGACAGACTTGTCAAAGTCAATATTACTGAAAAGATGATCGACGCCGAACCGCAGGAGATAATCACAAACGACAATCTGAACGCGATGGTAGACGCTCAGATCTATTACAAGATCAGGGAAGACGAAGAGAGCGTGAAAAGAAGCCAATACAGCGTGAACAGCATCGAGTATCAAATCGTAAACCTGACACGGACCACTCTCAGGAATATACTCGGCACATTGACGCTGAAGTCGGCAAACAGCGAGCGCGGTAGAATAAACAAAGACCTCATCGACATACTTGTAAGGGAAACCACAAGCTGGGGAATAGACATCGTCCGCGCGGAGCTTAAGCAGATCGACCCTCCGAAAGACGTCCAGGACACTATGAACAAGATCGTGAAAGCAGAAAATGAAAAGATCGCCGCAGTAGATTTCGCAACTGCTGCCGAGACGACGGCAGACGGTGAAAAACGTGCGGCAATAAAAAGAGCCGAAGGAATTAAACAGGCCCAGATACTCCAGGCTGAAGGCGAAGCCGAAGCGATCCGGCTTGTGAACGAAGCCGCGAACAAATACTTCGTCGGTAATGCGCAGGTCCTCAAGCGACTCGAGACCGTCCAGGCATCTTTACAGCAGAACACAAAGATCGTGGTGCCCGCCAACCAGGAGCTCGTCAACGTCATCGGCGACATGGCGGGAATTGTACCGATGAAGAAGTCGGGTGGCGGTTCAGCCGGGTAATACACGATTCTTGCACCGAGCTTTAGCTCGCGGCAGAGATCAAACAAGAAATCGGCTTCAGCCCAATTAAACCAGTGGCGTGGTATAAATGCGGAACCAACTTCTACAGTCGGATTTGCTGAAGAGTGTAGGAGAACCTCATACATGAAAATCAATTTTTTCATCTTCCTCTTGCTTTGTCCGGCATCCGAATCAATCGCCGGACCAGTTGCTTCAATTGACCGGGAAGCTCAGTCTGATACAGCAGCGGTTGTCGGAATATCAGTTGACTCACTGGACCAGGAAGTCAGGGGTCCTTATTTTCATCTCACCGTGGGCCTGGCCGAACTATTTGGATTGGGAATTGGGTACCAGGTTAGCGATCGCTGGGCTGTCGGGGTGAAGTACGGCGGCTATTGGATTGGCGGCGGTTATTTCCCAAGTGCAGACGGGGGATTCGGGATAAGAGTCTCGCAAAACACCGGTTGGTCCACGCTGAATTGCATCAGCTACGAAGTAGTTCTTTTCCCCAACCGAATCACACACCGCATGACCGGGGGATTTGCGGGCGAGATAAACATTGGCCACGAGAACATCGTCGATCCCGGGTTTCACTTTATCTGGTCGATGGGGATAGCTGCTTCATTTTCCGCTAACGCGCCACTTGTCTTGCCTAATCTCAAGGCAGGCGTAAACTTCAACCTTTAAATTGCTAACGACAAGTTGACGGAGGGCTTACGCCACTCGCTTTGGCGGGAACAGGGTCTGTGTTCAAAGTGTTAGAGGAATTGTTAAATTTCCATATGATTCGTAGAAGGTGATGTCATGGAATTATTCTCGTCAATTTATCATCCAAGTATCGGAATACTGATTCTTCGAGCGGGACTCGCCGTGATTTTCTGGCTCCACGGCGTGATGAAAGCGCAGTTCAGGAATATGCAGCCATCGGAGCAACTCACTGCCGGCGCGTTGAAGAATCTGAGGATCCTATCGTACGCCGAACCGCTCGGCGCAATCGCTATTCTCCTCGGTTTGCTCACCCAGCTGACCGCCTCGTGTTTTGTCATTGTCATGTTCCTGGCAATACGCCTCAAAAGAAACACGAAGATGCCTTTCCTTGCCAAGGGCGCTTCGGGTGGGTGGGAATTCGAGCTCGTAGTACTTCTGGCGGCCGCTTCGGTCGTGCTTCTCGGTCCAGGGAGAATTTCTTTGGACCATTTGTTGTTTGGAATATGACGGCTGATTCCTGACAGCGGGGAAATAGTCTCGCCTGCGAGGGAGCTGGAGTTTTCACTCAACAACTTCTGAGGATTTATGAGTCTTGAGCAAACGACGTTCGATCCAGGACTGACACAGAAATACACCGGTAAGCTGCAGCGGGCGATTGAGAA harbors:
- a CDS encoding glycosyltransferase → MNRLKAYSAVENSLSAGAAPSISLVIAVYNKPEVLRCALAACARQSVEGFEVIVADDGSAPAIAEVVREAKESYHFPITHLWHEDRGWRKNIMLNNAIRASKSDYLVFIDGDCIAARDFLKDHLDEREPHRLLLGRRVEMSERWAEALNVEKIASGRFERIGLFDVIDGVRGKAARLEDGIRIKNTLIRKLIKRDSDKILGSNFSVHKSDLVAVNGFDEAYDGPGHGEDSDIQYRLSLVGVTGKSLRNLAIQFHVFHTRTMPSDRSVKRFEEVRKSGDPRCKLGLEKL
- a CDS encoding SPFH domain-containing protein; translated protein: MEGDSGLVFLEWAIGILVALFFFSGIKIVRPTHRGLVERMGRYRKFARAGFNWIIPMVDRLVKVNITEKMIDAEPQEIITNDNLNAMVDAQIYYKIREDEESVKRSQYSVNSIEYQIVNLTRTTLRNILGTLTLKSANSERGRINKDLIDILVRETTSWGIDIVRAELKQIDPPKDVQDTMNKIVKAENEKIAAVDFATAAETTADGEKRAAIKRAEGIKQAQILQAEGEAEAIRLVNEAANKYFVGNAQVLKRLETVQASLQQNTKIVVPANQELVNVIGDMAGIVPMKKSGGGSAG
- a CDS encoding DoxX family protein, whose amino-acid sequence is MELFSSIYHPSIGILILRAGLAVIFWLHGVMKAQFRNMQPSEQLTAGALKNLRILSYAEPLGAIAILLGLLTQLTASCFVIVMFLAIRLKRNTKMPFLAKGASGGWEFELVVLLAAASVVLLGPGRISLDHLLFGI